The nucleotide window TAACTGGGTGCAACCCCGCTATACTTCGGCTGCAGGCCCGGTTATGAACGATATATTATGGATATCGCCTAACGAACACATCGGAAACAACGCGGCTATTAATGTTATTAACAGCGCCTACCAGGTATATAGCTGGGGTAGTAATAGTGGTTTGATGATTGGCCGACCGGTAGATGGCACCAGTTATGACCCCGGTATCCCGGCAGGTATTAGTCCTACCGTGTTTTCAGTAGAAACAGGGGGGCATACCAGTATGCTTTCAAAAGCCTGTAGCCAAAATTTTGGTTATGTAGGGCATAGAATTTTTGGTAGTATGGGTAATGGTGAAGGGAGTGACATAAATGAAGCTTCTTATACATTTACTACAGCCGATGTACAGATATGTGGTGCAACTACCGTACCTCAAATGTTTACCGGCGGCAGTGGTACTACCGGTGCTTTAGGTCAGTATTGCAATGGAAGTTCGTTAACGCTATCTGGCCTCCCCACCGGCGGCACCTGGGCGGTGGTATCTGGTGCGGCAACTATCACCGGCAACCGTCTTACTTTTACGGGTGCAGGAGCCGGAGCGGTTACCATTTCTTATACAGCCACCACAACTGAGTGTGGATCGTCTGTAGCTACCGAAACCTTCCAGGTAGGCGATTGCAAAATGAATTCCGTATCTGGAACTATTTGGAACGATGCGAACGGCAATGCCAACCTTGATGGTGCAGAAGCAGGTATCGACAATGGGCTTTGGGTAAACCTGGTAGCGCCCGATCGTACGGTAGCCGGTTCGGCTAAAATAGCTAACGATGGCACTTATACTATTGCCATTTTGCAGGAAAATACCGTTGCGGGTAACTACTCCATTATTATTACCAATGGCCAAAAGCCGTTAGGAACAACTTTGGCTAGTGCCGATGCACCTAATGCCGATTATGGCTATACCGGAACCAGCTTAGGCGGTGTGCCTAATACCGGCAACCGTACCGGTATTATAGTAGTGGGCGATATGACCAGCGGCGGCGTTACTGCAGCAGACTTTGGTATCAGCAACGACCCTGCAGTATTGCCCGTTAAATTCGGCTTTGTAGCAGCTGAGCTCTTCAATAATCAGCTGCTGGTAAAATGGAATACGACCAGCGAGTTGAACAACAGCCATTTTGAGATAGAAGCATCGGTGGGCGGTACCAACTTCATCAGCATTGGTAAAGTAGACAGCAAAGCTACTAATGGTAGTTCTGCAGAGGCTATAGAGTACGAGTTTACCAAAGATACAAGCGCTGGCGTAGTAGCAGCAGGTATTGCCTTGTTAGCTGCAGGCGCTGGTTTGTTTAAAGCACGCCGTGTGCGTTATGCAATGGTGACTATTACTTTAGGCTTAATGGTATTTGCAGCTGGCTGTAATAAAAACAGGCGCGATGTATTGCCGGAAGGTAAACTGTATGTACGCGTGGCGCAGGTAGATAAAGACGGCACTAAGAGCTACTCTAAAGTGGTGACGGTAGTGAAAAGATAGGATACGTGATGCTGGGTATTGGACACCGGATAAGTGGATACTGGATACGTTGATGCTGGCTCATAGATCATAGCTCATTGATCTGGCATCTAGTATCCAGCATCCAGCATCATACAACAAGCATCTTGCAAAATAAAATCCCCTGTAGTTACTATTCCGGTGAGGAAGGTGGCTGCAGGGTTTTTGTGTGCGGGAGGCTTTTGGCGTTTAATGTCCAATATAGAACGTGCATCGTATAACCTATATCGTTCACAGTTGATGGCTGATATATAACGCGAAGAAAGAAGTGAATAGTCAATGGTGAATAATGAGTAAGGGGATAGATGACAGACCATGGATAATGACTATTGACCGATGCCAGATAAAACCACTGGGCTGGAAACCAGGTTACATGATTCCTGCAATTGTATGGCGTTATCCGGGGTAACCGTTGATGCGGCATAGATATTGTCTATATATAAATTGTAGGTAGCAATATTTTTTTGATTTTAAAGCATGGTATATGAACAGCAAAAAAAAGGAAAGCGGCTTTGAGAAGCTGGCTAATAAAATTACCTGCTGGACCGGCTCATCGCTGGCTTTTGGCCTGGCTGCAGGAGCAGTGGTTGTATGGATCATTACCGGCCCCATCTTTAAATTTTCCGATACCTGGCAACTGGTTATTAATACAGGTACCACCATTATTACCTTTCTCATGGTGTTCCTGATACAGAAAACCCAGAATAAAGATAGCAAGGCAATTCAGTTAAAGCTGAACGAGCTGATCGCCGCCAGCCGGAAGGCCAGTAACCGGATGGTAGACATTGAAGATCTCGATGAGGAAGAATTAGACACGCTGCATAAATTTTATGAGCGCTTGTCTGATAAGGCGGAAGCGGCCACAGATATACATGAATCACACTCTATTGATGCAGCCGACCAGTTGCAGGATGAAAAAAATAAGCCGGAGAATTAGTAATCACCAGCCGGTTATCCGCTTTGTGGAACTATGGTGAGTTTTGAACGGGCTTGTGCAGCACCGCTTTGCCTGAGCCCATGACAACGGCGCCTGACCCTGACCCTTACCTGTCATTCAGGGCCTTTATATAATTACAGTTGGAAATTTGTTATTATATGCTATAAATACGCAAGTTTTATTATTTAAAAAAGCGTTATGAAGCAAACCGATAATTACACCGATGATTTTCGGCATTTTATGGAGCAGCGGTTAAAAGCCTCAACTGACTTTGCAGAAGGCCGGTTTGTAGCTTTAAAAAATATATCTGCTGAAAGCCCCCGGCCACCATTTTTCCGCCTTCGGGTATTTGTATAGAAGGTGCTGAGGAGGTAAATAGTTTTAACGAAAAAGGCGCAGGCGCCTTTTGCCCGCAGCAAAAAATAGTTTCGAGGTAATGCACCAGGATGCCGATGCGCATTTGGCTTACTGGACAGGTATTCAACGCGCTACTGTGAAAATGAAAGGAAAGGAAGAGGACGTTGAATTTAACCTGCGGGTTACAGAAATATTCAGGAAAGTGAACAATGAGTGGACGCTTATCCATCGTCATGCAGATACATTGAAAGAATAAAACACTCAGGACGTATTGGTGGTGGATAGGGAAGGGATAATCAGGCGTCCCAACTGCCGCCGGGCACTTAAAATGCCGGTTCATTTAACCCGGGCAATATTTCGATCAGCTCAAAGAGTTTCATATAGCAAATCAGCCCCGCCGGGCATCACCGGGTTACCTTACCCGATATCGCACTGCTCGTTAATGAAAAAGCCCAAGGTATATATATGGATGGGGGTACAGGTGATTGCGGCGCAGCATAAGTTAGTTGAGATAGCAACGGGATTAATTTTAATATTATAAAAAACAGGTATTCAATCAATAAAATTGAATACCTGCATATAACGCTTCTAAGTGTGCTGCCGGAGGCTAGGGAAGTAATACCCTGTCTATTACATGCACCACGCCATTGGTGGTGATCATATCGGTTGCGGTAATATTAGATGCGGCTGTGTTACCCGCGCCTTTTACCTTGGCGCCGCCTGCCAGTGTTATAGTCACTTTTCCCCCATTTACCGTTGTTGGCATTGCGCCTTCTGTAAGGTCGGAAGAAAAGATACGGCCACTGACTACATGATAGGTAAGAATAGAAGCCAGCATATTGGCATTGGCGGCCTGGATATCTGCTATGCTGGCGAAGCCCGCGGCCTGGAAAGCGGCATTGGTAGGAGCGAATACCGTAAGCGGACCTGTACCCGATAATGCAGCCGCAACATTAGTGCTGCCCGTACTGGCTCTTACTACTGCTGCCACCAGGAAGGTAAAATTAGTATTGGATTGCGCCAGCTGCACAATATTAGCCGATGGAGGCATCAGCACTTTATTAATAACATGAACCACACCATTCTTCGCGTTCACATCGGCGGTGGTTACTTTGCCGCCGTTTACAAAAACACCCGAGCTGTTTTTCGTAACATAGGTTTTGATAGTAGCAGCAGTATTCAATTCGGTAGTGCCGGAAGGGATGCCTGCTGAAGTGTATTTTTCTCCTAACACATGGTATAATAATATTTTCTTCAGGTCATCTACGGGCACAGCATTAATAGCTGCTTCGGTACCCAGCCCTGCTGCCTGGAAAGCGCCATTGTCCGGCGCAAATACAGTAAGAGTTCCATTGGCCGACAAAGTTTCGGTGAGACCAGCTCTTATAACCGCTGTTTTTAAAAGAGACAGGTTGGCATTTTCGCTTACCAATATGGTAATAGATTTAGAGTTGTCGGATGGCATGTCATCATCTTTGCTACAAGAGGTTAAGAACATCACAGGGAGGGCTGCAATAAGAGCGATTTTAAATAGCTGATTCATGGTGATTTGTTTTAATAATAATATGATAATTAGTTTTACTTAATACCTTTTTTATTTATTTAGGTATTTTTATTTACTAAAAAATTAACAAAATATATGCCATTGTTTTTGTTTTAGTATATTTTTGTACAATAATTTTGTTATACTAAGCTGTTTATTAGCTTAATTCAGTTTTTGAATTGTCTAAAAAGAATTATTTGGTTTAATTATATACTATTTTTAATTTGCTATTAAATATGCTCTTTAAAAAAAATAAGTGCTATGAATTATAGTTTGATAACCGATGTGATCCGTCTTACGGAATCTTTTGAGTTGGCCAACCAGTCGGGTTTATATACAGCCGATATTAATGGTTTCAGGCAATGGGTGATGGATACCCAGGCCGGAGGACAGGGAAATGCCGAACCTGATTGGGAGGGAAAAGAAAAAGGTCGTAGTGCCGAAAGTGCTATCAGTACCCTTCTGGTGCATATGAACCGATATGCAAAATCTTATTCCAGGTCGGCTATTTACGGTTCGGAGTTTTCGACACAGGAGGAGTTCTTTTACCTGATCAACCTGAAGGCTTATGGAGCGATGAGCAAAATGAAGTTGATCAGGAGAAATATACAAGACAAGCCAACCGGTATGCAGATCATCAACCGCCTTTTAAATAACGGATGGATAGCACAACAGCCCTCGGTGGAAGACAGGCGAAGCAAAGTTGTAGACATTACAGCAGCAGGCGAACGCGTGCTGGAGCAGCAGATGGACCGGATCAGGCAGGCTACCAAAGTAGTGAGCGGCGATCTTTCAAGGCAGGAGAAAATGGAACTGATCAGGATTCTTAACCGGCTCGATCATTTTCATAAACCCATATTCGAGGCAGGTATTGATAGTGCAGCCTTGCTGGAACGCGTAACTCAGGACTTTATGCCCACCCGTAATTAATATTGTATGCAAAAAAAAATAGCAGTTATCGGATCGGGCTTTTCAGGAATTTCTGCCGCCGCTTATGCTGCAAGAGAAGGCAATGAAGTGTACGTTTTTGAAAAAAATGATGCAATTGGTGGCCGGGCCAGGCAAATGATTACGCCCAACGGCTACCTGTTTGATATGGGGCCCAGCTGGTATTGGATGCCGGATATTATAGAACAGTTCTTTAAAGATTTCGGCTACCGGACCACAGATTTTTTTGAACTGGTGCCACTGGATCCACAGTTTAAAATGGTTTTCTCAGATGAGACCATCGCCATTCCGCGGTCTTATGACTCTTTGAAGGCGCTGTTTGAAACGATGGAAAAAGGAGCGGGCACCCGGTTGGATGCCTTTATGCGATCGGCCCGGCACAAATACGATGTCGGGATGCGTGAATTGGTAACCCGCCCCTGTTACAGCTGGCTGGAGTTTGCTACGCCCGCGGTAATAAAGAGTGCTTTCAAATTGAACCTGCTGTCAGACTTCAGGAGCTATGTGGCTCGTTATTTTACGCACCCTAAATTAAAAGCCCTGATGGAGTTCCCGGTAATTTTCCTGGGGGCTTCCCCTAAAAATATCCCTGCCTTGTATAGCCTGATGAACTACGGAGGATATGTGCTCGGAACCTGGTATCCCCAAGGTGGCTTTCATGAGTTGGTAAGAGCCATGAAAACGGTTGCCGAATCTAAGGGCGCTATATTTAAAACCAATTCTAATGTAGAAAAGATTATTACCATGAAAGGTAAGGTGACAGGTCTTATCGTAAATGGCGAATATATCGAATTTGACTTTGTGATAGGATCATCAGACTATCAGCATACCGAGTCCCTGCTGGATGCGCCTTTGAGGAATTATGCTGAGCAGTTCTGGAAAAAAAAGACTTTTGCTCCTTCCTGCCTGATCTATTATTTAGGATTTAGAGAGCGTATACCCGGGCTGGAGCACCACACACTTTTTTTTGAGAACAATCTTGATGATCATATTGATGCTATTTACAAAGAGAAGAAGTGGCCGGAACATCCGTTGTTCTATGCATGCTGCCCGTCTAAAACCGACCCGGGGGTAGCGCCCAAAGGGCATGAAAACCTCTTTTTGCTGATGCCGCTGGCCACGGGCATTGATGATGATGAGCCAACAAGGGAGCGTTACCTGCAGTTGATGATCAAACGGCTCGAGCGTTTTACCGGCGCAACTGATCTGCTGTTGAAAGCAGACTATAAAAAAAGCTATTGTGTGAGCAATTTTGCCTCAGACTATAATGCCTACGAAGGAAATGCCTACGGGCTGGCCAATACGTTATCGCAAACCGCTGTATGGAAGCCTTCAATAAAAAATAAACATCTCGACAACTTATTTTATACCGGACAGCTCACTGTGCCGGGTCCGGGTGTGCCGCCTTCTATCATTTCCGGAAAAATTGTAGCAACAGAGGTTAAT belongs to Niabella yanshanensis and includes:
- a CDS encoding RCC1 domain-containing protein gives rise to the protein MFKKPSRLLAALALGTAMLLGNAPTSAQCGYFVGDGCPGTNYANYGVASSGAATLEYDNQVSTFHATVTREYTGVFKIWGEGTAADGVANLLSPTEINAINFPGLTGRVLKAAVGGNTTPGQTVVLTTDGLFIWGNVGSVVNAAIAPGTAVQDITVDGNSTGLPAGVAPTQVKMMYVGPQMIAITTCDGNAYVLNNNATPNLRGDGGTGNTTWAHVQESTAGNPFLTGVVAMRGSLGRLMALKSDNTVWTWGTSVYPGGGGAGVQATRAVQMVLPAGEAGNPIKMIGANVASHYVLYENGHLYALGFNNLRQLGDWGNTTTARLNWVQPRYTSAAGPVMNDILWISPNEHIGNNAAINVINSAYQVYSWGSNSGLMIGRPVDGTSYDPGIPAGISPTVFSVETGGHTSMLSKACSQNFGYVGHRIFGSMGNGEGSDINEASYTFTTADVQICGATTVPQMFTGGSGTTGALGQYCNGSSLTLSGLPTGGTWAVVSGAATITGNRLTFTGAGAGAVTISYTATTTECGSSVATETFQVGDCKMNSVSGTIWNDANGNANLDGAEAGIDNGLWVNLVAPDRTVAGSAKIANDGTYTIAILQENTVAGNYSIIITNGQKPLGTTLASADAPNADYGYTGTSLGGVPNTGNRTGIIVVGDMTSGGVTAADFGISNDPAVLPVKFGFVAAELFNNQLLVKWNTTSELNNSHFEIEASVGGTNFISIGKVDSKATNGSSAEAIEYEFTKDTSAGVVAAGIALLAAGAGLFKARRVRYAMVTITLGLMVFAAGCNKNRRDVLPEGKLYVRVAQVDKDGTKSYSKVVTVVKR
- a CDS encoding low affinity iron permease family protein; translated protein: MNSKKKESGFEKLANKITCWTGSSLAFGLAAGAVVVWIITGPIFKFSDTWQLVINTGTTIITFLMVFLIQKTQNKDSKAIQLKLNELIAASRKASNRMVDIEDLDEEELDTLHKFYERLSDKAEAATDIHESHSIDAADQLQDEKNKPEN
- a CDS encoding Cif family virulence factor, with product MPAAKNSFEVMHQDADAHLAYWTGIQRATVKMKGKEEDVEFNLRVTEIFRKVNNEWTLIHRHADTLKE
- a CDS encoding fasciclin domain-containing protein, encoding MNQLFKIALIAALPVMFLTSCSKDDDMPSDNSKSITILVSENANLSLLKTAVIRAGLTETLSANGTLTVFAPDNGAFQAAGLGTEAAINAVPVDDLKKILLYHVLGEKYTSAGIPSGTTELNTAATIKTYVTKNSSGVFVNGGKVTTADVNAKNGVVHVINKVLMPPSANIVQLAQSNTNFTFLVAAVVRASTGSTNVAAALSGTGPLTVFAPTNAAFQAAGFASIADIQAANANMLASILTYHVVSGRIFSSDLTEGAMPTTVNGGKVTITLAGGAKVKGAGNTAASNITATDMITTNGVVHVIDRVLLP
- a CDS encoding MarR family winged helix-turn-helix transcriptional regulator, producing MNYSLITDVIRLTESFELANQSGLYTADINGFRQWVMDTQAGGQGNAEPDWEGKEKGRSAESAISTLLVHMNRYAKSYSRSAIYGSEFSTQEEFFYLINLKAYGAMSKMKLIRRNIQDKPTGMQIINRLLNNGWIAQQPSVEDRRSKVVDITAAGERVLEQQMDRIRQATKVVSGDLSRQEKMELIRILNRLDHFHKPIFEAGIDSAALLERVTQDFMPTRN
- a CDS encoding phytoene desaturase family protein, producing the protein MQKKIAVIGSGFSGISAAAYAAREGNEVYVFEKNDAIGGRARQMITPNGYLFDMGPSWYWMPDIIEQFFKDFGYRTTDFFELVPLDPQFKMVFSDETIAIPRSYDSLKALFETMEKGAGTRLDAFMRSARHKYDVGMRELVTRPCYSWLEFATPAVIKSAFKLNLLSDFRSYVARYFTHPKLKALMEFPVIFLGASPKNIPALYSLMNYGGYVLGTWYPQGGFHELVRAMKTVAESKGAIFKTNSNVEKIITMKGKVTGLIVNGEYIEFDFVIGSSDYQHTESLLDAPLRNYAEQFWKKKTFAPSCLIYYLGFRERIPGLEHHTLFFENNLDDHIDAIYKEKKWPEHPLFYACCPSKTDPGVAPKGHENLFLLMPLATGIDDDEPTRERYLQLMIKRLERFTGATDLLLKADYKKSYCVSNFASDYNAYEGNAYGLANTLSQTAVWKPSIKNKHLDNLFYTGQLTVPGPGVPPSIISGKIVATEVNKIKMPSL